The sequence below is a genomic window from Longimicrobiaceae bacterium.
GGATGGCGCGCTCATCGCCGTGCTGGACGTGGACAGCACGATCCCCGCGGCGTTCGACGAGGTGGATCGGGAGTACCTGGAGGCCATCGTCGCCCTGCTGCGTGACCGCGAGCCGCTGCCGGTGGTCACCGCGGGCTGACCGGAGCCCGCGGGATGGGCACGGAGCGTGCTTTCCGTGGCGCGACGCACGGGCCGCGCGCGCCGCACTCGCCGGGAGGCGGCGGCGCGGGCCACGAACGGAGGCGCACGCATGACCGAGAACAGCGCGACCAAGGTGAGCTCCGCCGGCGCGCCGGTGGGCGAGCACGGCCAGAAGCACCTGGCCCACGGCACCGGCATCGCCATGCGCATGTGGGAGAACGAGATGCCGGGCGAGCCCAAGCCCGTGTCCCGCCGCAACTACGAGACGGTGGGCTACGTGCTGAAGGGGCGCGCCGAGCTGCACATGAGCGGCAGCGTGGTGCCGCTGGAGGAGGGCGACTCGTGGGTGGTGCCCGAGGGCGCCGAGCACACCTACAAGTTCATCGAGAGCTTCACCGCCATCGAGGCCACGCACCCGCCGGCGGTCTGACGCACCCCTCACGCAGAGCGCTCGCCCGTCCGCCGCACCGGCCGGACGGGCGCGGTCGCGCATCCCACGCACCCCACGCGGAGCAGCGACGCATGGCGACCCTCCACACCATCGGGTACGAAGACACCACCGTCGCGCGCTTCCTCGACACGCTCTCGGAGGCGGGGGTGGAGCTGCTGGTGGACGTGCGCGCCGT
It includes:
- a CDS encoding cupin domain-containing protein; this translates as MTENSATKVSSAGAPVGEHGQKHLAHGTGIAMRMWENEMPGEPKPVSRRNYETVGYVLKGRAELHMSGSVVPLEEGDSWVVPEGAEHTYKFIESFTAIEATHPPAV